The Apus apus isolate bApuApu2 chromosome 14, bApuApu2.pri.cur, whole genome shotgun sequence nucleotide sequence TATTACAAACCTTGTAGGATACAAAACGTTCATTCCTTACAAATTCACACCTCACATTCTTGCAAACAGATACTCTACCAGCCTGCTTGTCCATCCTCACTAACCTACCCTTACATTTTGTTATCCTGCACATTAAGGTACTTTCTGCTTGTAGAGCATCAGTGAGCTAGATTTCTCAGTATGGCCAATGGCTTGGCCTGGATACAGGATTTTTTCAACACTGCAAATGGGTAACTAACTAAAACGAGTAAAATACcatgttttcatattttgaaataaaaaaaagtgcagCTGCCTACCTGAGGACAAATAAAGCCTGCTCCATACATGACACTTCTTATTGAGGAAGAAAGGACATTATTAGGAATAAGATTATCTGCAAAGATCATCATAAAATTGTTGCAGAAGGCTAGGTGGAAGACTTGGAAGAAGTTCATcattacaaaaaacaaaaagtttttCTCTGTCATAATCTGTTTGGTCAATGAAATGACAGAGGTCCAGGACAGAGCTCCATCACCATGTTCCTGATTAGCATTCTCCACACAAACTTCTCTCTGCTCATATTGACTAGTACTGTATTTGCCTGTGTAACACATACAAGCTGTTGCTAATGCTGCGACCAAAACAGTGAAAGCCTGAAAATAGGCAAAATTTTCCATATTATCTGAAATGAGACCACAAAAGAGGATGCTTGTTGATCCAATTAATGTTGCTACTTGGTTATATTTAATGAGCTGAAGCCTGCTTTCGTGTCTTGTCGAAGTTTCTGCGAAGAGCGCGCACTGCGCGAGCAGCACAAACGTAAGCAAACCGTCAAAGGCACACAAGGCAACGATGAGGTGAAGACCACTCAGCCAGTCACCTTCTTCATAATGTTTCCAAGGAAACCAAGGAAGCAAAAAGGCTAAAGCATATAAAGGAGCTCCatataaaatagaaaactgGCGTCTTGAGCAGCATGTGAATTTGGAGTTATCTTGAATATAGCCAAAAAGAGGATCATTAATGGCGTTCCATATCATAAACACAACCTGTGGCAAACAAGTGAGAAACAACAGAATTTATGGTTAGCGTGACTTATCTGCAGAGGTTATACAAACACGGAAATTAATATACACAccatatttattaaaatgaaatctctGTTCAAAGAATAAACAAAGATGAAAGCTGCTCAGGTTAAAACAAACCCCAGACCAAATTCTTACAAGTTTATAgcaattttgaaaaacaaaactactaAGTAGGCAGGTACCCAACTACACGTTGAAATAAACCCCAAAGACTTCACTCCTTCAGAAGCTTATGTATCTGGGCTTTTCTCTTGCAAAGTCCAGGTATTATTCTCACGACAAGTAATTCAAAACACGAACTGGCCCATTACTCTCAGGAGACCATTTATGACAAGAGTCACTCACATGGATAATGACTTGCAGGATAAAGGCAGTATTTAAGTACTTAAACAGTCCACAGGAAAGCACTAATGTCAAACATATCTATGGAGCTGAGGTGCAAGATTAGTTTAGAGCATTTCAAAGGTAAAAGTCCTTTCAGCAATTAAATGGTGGAGATTTTTAGTCTAAATACTGTAAAGAATGTCCTTTATGTGTACCTTCAACTGCTTATGTATtaactacatttaaaattaatttacagtaTAACTATTTGCAATGCATCCAGAATTAATTCAGAACTAAAACCCCCCTTTCTTATAACACAGACACATGGCACatcacagcattaaaaatactcCGTTGTGCAATACCTGTGCTTGATGAAATGCTACTTCTGAAATTTTGTATCGATTTAGGAAAAGCTTCACATAGTAGAAATTAAAGATACTGTTCATCATTCCAGCACCCAACGTAGTCATGGAATATGCCAGCGCATTAGGATGAATTCCCAGGACAAACTTCATCTTTCACAAGCCCaactctcttcttcctcaaTTCACAAGAAAAGAACTGTAACAGTTGGTAGAATAATCTTCCAAATTCAAATGACATGGGGGATTTGCTTGTTTCAGAGATGTAGAAATGGATTCTTAAGAGGAAAatttcctcattcttttttttcaaaaatgagaaacattttcctGACATATAAGACACTGAGCCCAAACTGAATAGATGCAAAATATTAAGAAGTCAGTGACACTTCTACATATAATCAGTGTTTAAAAACCAATGGAACAAGtagacaaaaaattaaaagaatccCTTCTTAACTGGTGCACAGACTCACTATAAAATTCTGCTATTGCAAGCACTACTCTTGGTGTAGAGTTCAAAGTAATTGCATACATTTTACATCTTTCTTGCCAgctaaatagttttaaaattatggaCTGTGTAGGAATGAAGTGACTCAATTCATATCCTTATGTATTCCATTGCTAGGAATGTCAAATGCAGCATGCACTTAGATgaatatttctttcaaacaaaTACCAAGTTTTGTCCTTGAATTTTAAATGCTAATTGTTAACAAGCCATGGAAACAATAATTTCAGCTAACCAACTAATGAAATATGAATAGGAACCATAAAACAATCAAACCACCTTTTaatagtttaaatattttcattgtataAAAGACTGCATGTAAATAAAATCTAGTCAGTAACATGTGGACAGCATTTTAAGTATGTACAAATAACAGAGATTCAGCCTAAGAATAAAGAGTTCTTCAATATGCCAAACAGATCTACAGTCAGCAattttttaagatgctttttTCATCTACCTAGGAATTAAATTAAGCATGTTTGGTATAAACTATCCCATGAAAACAGCTAGCTCCAAGGAACCTCTGCCTTTTAAAACAGAGTAATGACTACGTACCCAAAAGTAGTACTTGACCACATTTGATTCTataagccaaataaaaaaaacacttctcaCAGGTCTCTGTTCTTAACTGAGGCTTTGTTTGTACATCTATTTGAAGGAAGCTGTCTGACATTTATTTGGAGAGACTTCAGCTTCAAATTTCAGCCTTACTATGTGCACTAACTCAAGAGCTTTACAACCTGCTTATTGCCAGTGGTCCACACTTTGCTCCTCTACATATTAACAACTTTATCCTCAATGCAATTTTCAGATATCCTTCAAAAGACTTAGTTTGAATATCTGCTTGTTCAGCTTGATAGGCAGATCTGTAATCAGCTCCCTGAACTCCTCATAAAAATGACCatgaaagaaacaagaaatgaaaaccaAGGCTGTTTCCAACCTTCCTGTGGTTTACAAAGTGGCTGAAGACGATGGCAATTTCCTAATCACCAGGCAAAAGCCACAGATGAAACAGGAACTGGTGAAGTGTCTATTCTGGCTAAGACAGAGGATGGAACAGCAGTTTTTCCACCCcccaacaaagaaaattaagtcttgaagagcaaataaaatgtacatGCATTTTTGCATATATACTTAAGATGTTCTAATATGAAACAAGATGCAAAGAATAGGTAACTTCACTTCacaggtaagaaaaataatcaagctGACAAACAACTTCAAGCAGTTTTTTCCTAAAGCAAATTTATTTGTAAAGATACGAACTTTTACATACTTGAGGATGATTGTGATGTATATTTTCAAGCTTATTTTTCGAAGAGCTACAGCTGTAGAGACAGTTCCATTTTCAGGGGATTAAATTTTGCATGTTTGTATTGAGTTTTGTTTCACAAACTTTTTCTGAGAAACCTAAAATGACAAAGAAGGTTATTAAAAATATGCCCATTTgaaatgttcctttttaaaagcaagtttaaTATTACTAAATGTGAAAGTCACTATAATGAGTATGTTATtgacaaatataatttttttaaaaaattgcatgtTCAAGCCTTTGCAAATAAGCTTAATGCAGTGATTTATGTGGTTGTTATTAGGGATTTCAGAAAAGTAGCCATTTATTCTGTTTCTCCCTAGAGGCCCCTGCATGAGTCTTTGAATGGAGAACTGAGAGACTCTCCTTTCCCTCAAATTCCATAAGCATCAAGATGAAATACGCTTCACACTGACTTTATCAGCAAACTAACAGTTATCCCTCAAATCCCATTTGACTCCATTAACACTCctacacacaaataaaaaaaccagaGGTTCCCTCAGCTTcaggaaactgaaaagaaagaaaaaataagaaaaacctTCTAACAATGTGCCAACAGGCCTCTAGTGCCATGACTAATTGTAAGATGCAGGATCTGACACAACTCTTTACACTAATTGGTACATCTGCCCCTGTACGTTGTTTATGAAATAGGTTCAATTAGAAGTTGAGGTACCACACTTCCTTTCCCAGATGTGCTCTTTCATTGTACTGCAATGAAATAATGCATGAGTATCCCCTCCCTCTTCTTAATAGTCCACCTTTGTGTTGAACAGGTTGAAGCACAGGTGTTGACATTTTGTGACTCACAGAAGGCAAATCTGATTCAGAAATTTCTTGTGGTTACAACTGTGTTAATACAGATGAGCCAAAACAACAGACTGTTTAAACCACTGACATGACGTGTATTTCTCCCAGAGTTGGACAACAACCACTAAAAGGAACCAAGAGCGTGAGTGTAAAGAAGAGGATTCTCAAGCAAGAACAGATTTGACCGAAGCACGCCGGCTGACACCACGCCGTGCTGGGTCCCGAACTGCAGCGCAACGCTCAGTCCTGACAAACTGGTTGGGCACAAGTGTCTTCCTCATCCCTCTTCCATGACCTGCGCCACATTAAAACAGAACTAAGAATAAACACTTTCCTAGGCCTGAGGGGTAACACTCAGGGGaaatgctgctggaggagaggagagaggcaaAAAGCCCTCGGAGCAGGACACTGGCTGCGGGCCACCCCCGCTCTCCCAGGCCCGCGCCGCACAGCTCGAACTGCTGAAAGGCGAGGGGCTCTGGGAACTTGCAGCACTTAAGTGTCGAGGTGCTCGTCTGCTAAAACTTGGCAAAtcaagctgctttttcctcagcagctcccaagATACGGGACACGGCTCCCCCTGCCTTGAAAGGAAAGAGACGGAGCGGTGACCGCCCGAGCCACCCGAGGCGCGGGGACGGAGACGCCGCGCTCGGCGTGACAGCAGCCACGGCTGCACTCTGCAGTGGGCCCAcaccttcctctccccttccgCGCTGCCGCGCCAAGGGTCCCTCGGGAGGCGGCAGGAACGCGGCCCACACCTGGGCCAGACGACAGGGACCAGCCGCGGCTCGGGGGCCGAGCTCCTCCTCACAGACTGCCCCCAGCGCTCCCCGGGGGCTCACAACACCGGGCGACTGAAGAGCCGCAGCTTTCCCTACACCTAGTCGTGCTGTGCCAGCGCTGCTCCGCCGCAAGCCCCCCAGCACACCCCACAGCAGCCGCGCCCCGCCATTAACCCTCCCGAGACCAACAACCACCACCCCTTCCCCGGGCACTAACCCACCTCCTCTGACTGGAGGCTGCGCAGCTGCCCGCGGGGCGGGGCATCAACAGCCCGGGCCGACCTTCCCTTCGCTCTCATTGGCGGCTTGAACTGAATGCGCCTTGTGATTGGCCGAGGCTCCCTTCGATCTGCCCAGCGAGCGGCTTCCCATTGGCTCTCCGCAGAGGAGGTGAGGGTGTTGTGTTTGAATCGCGAGGAGGCGGTgggcgggcgggcggctgcCGCCTGCCACGTTGCCGCCGGCAGCTTCGCGCAGCCCGGCCAGAAGGGGGAGAGGTTCGGCAAAGTCCGGAAACGCTCGGCAATGGCCGGAGGCGGCTTTTAAGGAGCGGAGCGGCTGCCGGCTCGCCCTGACCCGCCGCCCGCGCCGAGGGGACGCGGCTCGCCCCGGCCTCCCGCCGCGCCGTCAGGGGAGGGGGCGCGATGCTGGCCGACAGCCTGGTGGAGGAGTTCGAGATCCGCGAGGATGAGCCCTGGTACGATCAGCAGGACCTGCAGCAAGGTGAGCCGGGCGGGGGGCGTGcgagggcaggggctgcgggcggcggccggggcggcgggcgggagaAGGGGGCGGCCAGCACGGCGGCGCGGAGCCCGCAGGGagcccgggcggggcgggaagGGAAGGGCGCTCGGGGAGCGAAGCCTCCGGCGAGGGTGGCGGGAGCGGGGGTCGTGCCGAGGGTGGCGGGAGCGGGGGTCGTGCCGCCCCGCGGCTGTGCCAGGCGGGAGCCCGGTTCCCTGCGCGGCCGCGCTTCCCGCTGCCTTGGGCGCGTCGGAGAGGGATCGCTGCTATCGATAAGGGTTGCAGCCGTCTTTGTTTGACGGAGGGGTTGCTGCCGCCGAGTTAAATTGTGCCTGGGTCCCTTTCCAGccgggaggagggaaggggggagggaagCGGCTCTCCGAGAAGTTGCACCTTGACAGGACGTGAAGCCCCAGGGTGGGCGCTGGGAATAGCGGGCACTGGAAGCCAAGGGCTGGGTTGCTGTATTGCGCCCTGCTGGGTCTTTTTGTAAGGGTTTCCAGTCGATGAAGTTGTTAACGTAGCTGCACTCGATTGGTTGCAGATCCATTATTAAGAACTTTATACATTCAGTTCCTAACACGTACGAATAACTCCACTGGGCTCAGGATGACCTGCATCCAGCTCCCGTGTGGCATTCTGTCAGTAGGTCTTACACGTTACATGCAAGGCATCTCATGCTCCTTTCACTGGTACGGAAGGAGTCACAGGAGTACACGACGTATAGAATTAGACTAAAAATCTTCTACAGGTACAATATggaaaaaaagtgcaaattCCTTTACTTCTACTTTTTGTTATCAATGCTGAGTGTGTTTTAAAAGGCCAGCTCAAAGCTGTGAAGTGGCTTTCTGCAAACTTGCTCCAGCCTTATGCTTTTGGCTTTTACCTTGAGATACATTAATTCTCGTGGTTGGTAGGTGCTGCTGTACTACAAACCATAAAGAGATACTTTTGAAAGCTCATCCTAGCTAACCAGTTTTCTTACTGAGGTCAGGCATCTGACAGCAGAAACTTTTTTTGAGACAGGAATAGGTCTCTCTAATTGTATGCTTTGACTATAAAATAGCTAAGTGTTTGAAAGCTGTGTTTAGGTATTCGCTGCTCAAAATAGATGTTTTTATGGCTGTAGGATATAAACCAATCAGTTCAAATAAGATCCTGAAACAGTAGTGTCCTGTCAAAGGGAAGAGTTCAAAATTTGAAGACATGATTTAACAATGTCAGTTTTTGTGGAGTAGAAGACCTACATAGACTTCACAGTGTATTGCAGCTGGATTCTTGTCTAACTGATGTTccttttaatgtcattttttaaataaaaatgagtgaAATAATCACCATTTGATTCTATGCTATGAACATTTAAGAAACTGTTTAATTTGAGAGGTTTCTGCATTTTGAGGGTTGGTCAATGCTCTGAACATTTGAACAATCTTTTTCTGGCAATTACCTCTTTACAAGCCTAAATGGAATTGCCttggcaaaaggaaaaggaggaaaataaactgATAGGCAAGTtgaaatgcaaagaagaaattctttacaggaatgtttttaaaatgttctgttaCACCTTATTCCTGGAGTCTGAAAGATACTCTTCCTTCTAAGACTAAGCAATCCTAATGTATGTAAACAGAGTAGTAAGATTGCTTATCAAGGTATCTTGAAACTTCTCACAATCCAAACAATCAATGCATGTTTAAAAACTGAGGAGTATGTTTATGAGAAAACCTAGGTTGTAAAACATTAGGAAGCGCCCTGAAACAAGCTTGTAGTTTTTGTCAGCCAGtctttgaaatgtaaaatttgGGTAGGGTTTTGGAAAAAGCTTGTGACAGTCTTTGTATGCAGCAGAAGCCTTTGCCTTGACAATGGAGGTGGGCTTTTCTGGCATGAAAACAGAATGCTTACGGAATTCTTCTAAGGACTGGAACAGCTGTGCTTCCTTCTGCAACATCCATGTTGTGCTGCAGTATGCTGACCTTTGAAAAAGAATTCTTTTGTGTGGCTGCTCTTTTTACATGTTTAAGAGAACAGAGGGTGATCTGAGCATGGAGCAAGAAATATgaacataaataaaaaccaaaagtaAGGTTTTACttttagaatggtttgggttggaagaaaccttaaagatcacctagttcaaacccccctgcaggggcagggacacctcccaccagacctgGTTGCATAAAGCCCtgcccaacctggccttgaacacctccagggagggggcagccacagcctccctgggcaacctgttccagtgcct carries:
- the LOC127390705 gene encoding transmembrane protein 180-like isoform X2, which gives rise to MKFVLGIHPNALAYSMTTLGAGMMNSIFNFYYVKLFLNRYKISEVAFHQAQVVFMIWNAINDPLFGYIQDNSKFTCCSRRQFSILYGAPLYALAFLLPWFPWKHYEEGDWLSGLHLIVALCAFDGLLTFVLLAQCALFAETSTRHESRLQLIKYNQVATLIGSTSILFCGLISDNMENFAYFQAFTVLVAALATACMCYTGKYSTSQYEQREVCVENANQEHGDGALSWTSVISLTKQIMTEKNFLFFVMMNFFQVFHLAFCNNFMMIFADNLIPNNVLSSSIRSVMYGAGFICPQCLVLLSHTSLKKFGYYRIILFSFYFEGVAAAVMFVLGPEHYYLLAFYLTTNISPLSSMVFGTNALFTKPAQSLAPMLVVTILNQFGYENLNNEVAQPDPRWFLGLHDAMFYLICLVPLCVAVVQILTWTPFSIQNSHVTAVR
- the LOC127390705 gene encoding transmembrane protein 180-like isoform X1; its protein translation is MKFVLGIHPNALAYSMTTLGAGMMNSIFNFYYVKLFLNRYKISEVAFHQAQVVFMIWNAINDPLFGYIQDNSKFTCCSRRQFSILYGAPLYALAFLLPWFPWKHYEEGDWLSGLHLIVALCAFDGLLTFVLLAQCALFAETSTRHESRLQLIKYNQVATLIGSTSILFCGLISDNMENFAYFQAFTVLVAALATACMCYTGKYSTSQYEQREVCVENANQEHGDGALSWTSVISLTKQIMTEKNFLFFVMMNFFQVFHLAFCNNFMMIFADNLIPNNVLSSSIRSVMYGAGFICPQCLVLLSHTSLKKFGYYRIILFSFYFEGVAAAVMFVLGPEHYYLLAFYLTTNMVIVQASFSLFNLPLADIVDADLIKHKRRSPLSSMVFGTNALFTKPAQSLAPMLVVTILNQFGYENLNNEVAQPDPRWFLGLHDAMFYLICLVPLCVAVVQILTWTPFSIQNSHVTAVR
- the LOC127390705 gene encoding transmembrane protein 180-like isoform X3 yields the protein MIWNAINDPLFGYIQDNSKFTCCSRRQFSILYGAPLYALAFLLPWFPWKHYEEGDWLSGLHLIVALCAFDGLLTFVLLAQCALFAETSTRHESRLQLIKYNQVATLIGSTSILFCGLISDNMENFAYFQAFTVLVAALATACMCYTGKYSTSQYEQREVCVENANQEHGDGALSWTSVISLTKQIMTEKNFLFFVMMNFFQVFHLAFCNNFMMIFADNLIPNNVLSSSIRSVMYGAGFICPQCLVLLSHTSLKKFGYYRIILFSFYFEGVAAAVMFVLGPEHYYLLAFYLTTNMVIVQASFSLFNLPLADIVDADLIKHKRRSPLSSMVFGTNALFTKPAQSLAPMLVVTILNQFGYENLNNEVAQPDPRWFLGLHDAMFYLICLVPLCVAVVQILTWTPFSIQNSHVTAVR